One region of Ananas comosus cultivar F153 linkage group 9, ASM154086v1, whole genome shotgun sequence genomic DNA includes:
- the LOC109715103 gene encoding protein RRP6-like 3 isoform X2, with product MASRERTIRVAIVAAAAISLVASAALLLLRQRRLRRRRRRGVACGGGGRRRRRCFEPEEKPQNRFKRVLADNSYSPFKHLKCEGKEKGVSLKMHPYEEEINSLLDDPPLISNFCSNNKYSDMSTSYSWIDTEAQLESLTKLLSGERVFAVDTEQHSLRSFLGYTALMQISTQKEDFLIDTIALHDVMGILRPVFADRSICKVFHGADNDVLWLQRDFHIYVVNMFDTAKACEILSKPYKSLAYLLETYCGVSTDKTFQREDWRVRPLSTEMIEYARSDAHYLLYISDCLASELHKRICDTSDCPDDKFNFFFEASRRANMVCMQLYVKDNESTPGASAAASIFSRYMNVQGFESLKLGESKDLIWKLCAWRDLMARVHDESLRFVLSDQAIAALAVTIPKSSTEVYNVIVEADLSNGSAYPSQPSPSPVVVTHVEELCCLLQDSTTNIDNVFKLLLDKNLGQTGCCPLSVYNYALVSEFNLKKTSMFSLKHGGEKLTPTNNKKASRELFIQKFSCKSPVYHNCRIYATDGRLLCYCDRRKLEWYLQRNLAKMVEEDPPAIMLLFEPKGRPEDEDNDFYIHSKKNICVGCGEKSHYIRYRIIPSCYRMHFPEHLKSHRSHDIVLLCVDCHEAAHAAAEKYKKQIAGEFGIPLFVQRIVGSGDKPIITVSSSIDGKDDDTGVSPLQLRTAAMALLRHGSSMPLERQAELMQIVKAYYGGREVTPEDLEMALFVGMSPHERRRFEKKKGLSFLNPEKRTISKVMVVRGIYLPLMKMLIEDNLLRRETIAL from the exons ATGGCGAGTCGCGAGAGGACGATCCGCGTCGCGATTGTCGCCGCGGCGGCGATCTCCCTCGTGGCCTCGGcggcgctcctcctcctccggcagcggcggctgcggcggcggcggcggcgcggggtggcgtgcggcggcggagggaggcggcgccgccgctgctTCGAGCCGGAGGAGAAGCCCCAGAACCGGTTCAAGCGCGTCCTCGCCGATAACTCTTACTCCCCATTCAAGCATTTGAAGTGCGAGGGCAAAGAGAAAG GTGTCTCTTTGAAGATGCATCCATATGAAGAAGAGATTAATTCTTTGCTGGATGATCCTCCGCTTATATCGAACTTTTGTTCAAACAATAAATATTCAGACATGAGTACTTCGTATAGTTGGATTGACACAGAAGCTCAGTTAGAGTCCCTCACAAAATTGCTTAGTGGAGAACGAGTCTTTGCTGTTGATACGGAACAGCATAGTCTTCGATCCTTCCTAGGTTATACTGCTTTAATGCAG ATTTCTACTCAGAAGGAAGACTTTTTGATAGATACAATTGCTTTACATGACGTGATGGGGATCTTACGCCCTGTTTTTGCTGATCGTTCCATTTGTAAG GTATTTCATGGAGCTGATAATGATGTTCTTTGGCTTCAGAGAGactttcatatatatgttgTAAATATGTTTGATACTGCGAAG GCATGTGAAATTCTATCGAAGCCGTACAAATCATTAGCATATTTGCTTGAAACATATTGTGGAGTTTCTACCGACAAAACTTTCCAG CGGGAGGATTGGAGAGTACGCCCACTATCGACAGAGATGATTGAATATGCTCGTAGTGATGCTCACTATTTGTTATATATCTCTGACTGTTTGGCCTCTGAACTCCATAAGAGAATTTGTG ATACTTCAGATTGTCCCGATGacaaattcaattttttcttcGAGGCCAGTCGTCGTGCAAATATGGTTTGCATGCAACTTTATGTGAAAGACAATGAATCTACTCCGGGAGCTTCTGCTGCAGCATCTATTTTTTCACGCTATATGAATGTTCAAGGGTTTGAATCCTTGAAACTGGGTGAATCAAAG GATCTTATTTGGAAATTATGTGCATGGAGGGACTTAATG GCTCGAGTTCATGATGAAAGCTTACGATTTGTCCTCTCGGATCAAGCTATAGCTGCTCTCGCTGTAACAATTCCAAAAAGCTCAACAGAAGTATATAATGTCATAGTAGAAGCTGACCTTAGTAATGGTTCAGCATATCCTTCCCAACCATCACCATCTCCTGTTGTGGTTACTCACGTTGAAGAACTATGCTGTTTACTTCAGGATTCGACCACCAACATAGATAATGTTTTTAAGCTTTTGCTAGACAAGAATCTAGGCCAAACCGGATGTTGTCCTCTATCAGTTTATAACTATGCACTAGTATCCGAATTCAATTTGAAGAAAACCAGTATGTTTTCCTTGAAGCATGGTGGGGAAAAGTTGACGCCAACAAATAATAAGAAGGCCTCCCGTGAACTCTTCATTCAAAAGTTCTCTTGCAAATCCCCAGTTTACCATAACTGCAGGATCTACGCTACTGATGGGAGATTGCTTTGCTATTGTGATCGAAGAAAACTAGAATG GTATCTTCAACGCAATTTGGCAAAGATGGTAGAAGAGGACCCTCCGGCAATCATGCTGCTTTTTGAACCGAAGGGGCGACCAGAGGATGAAGACAATGACTTCTACATTCACAGTAAGAAAAACATATGCGTTGGATGTGGGGAAAAGAGTCACTATATACGTTACAGAATAATACCATCATGCTATAGAATGCATTTCCCAGAGCACTTGAAAAGCCACCGCTCGCATGATATTGTCCTGTTGTGTGTGGATTGCCATGAAGCAGCTCATGCTGCTGCTGAGAAGTATAAGAAGCAGATTGCAGGAGAATTTGGGATCCCTCTGTTTGTGCAAAGGATAGTTGGTTCAGGGGATAAACCTATTATAACAGTTTCATCGAGTATTGACGGGAAGGATGATGATACCGGTGTGTCTCCTTTGCAGTTGAGGACTGCTGCTATGGCTCTTTTACGCCATGGGTCCAGTATGCCTTTAGAGAGACAGGCGGAGCTTATGCAG ATTGTAAAGGCATACTATGGAGGAAGGGAAGTGACTCCAGAAGATCTGGAAATGGCATTATTTGTTGGTATGAGTCCCCATGAGAGGAGGaggtttgaaaagaaaaaagggttgTCTTTTCTAAACCCTGAAAAGCGTACCATAAGCAAAG TGATGGTGGTCAGGGGGATTTATCTACCACTAATGAAGATGTTGATAGAAGACAACCTCCTGAGAAGGGAAACAATTGCACTTTAG
- the LOC109715834 gene encoding probable beta-1,3-galactosyltransferase 2 yields the protein MSLKSKGFVGGGGGGGGEIPCRGAVSRKWAFLLCLGSFCLGLLFTNRMWTMPEPKEVIRRSAIEGEKMNVVPGDCNLKSIREKQEPSDVLGEVSRTHHAIQSLDKTISNLEMELAAARATQESILSGSPLSDDLKDTESNGRQKYFMVVGINTAFSSRKRRDSVRATWLPQGEKRKKLEEEKGIIIRFVIGHSATSGGILDKAIEAEDRKHGDFMRLDHVEGYLELSAKTKIYFATAVSMWDAEFYIKVDDDVHVNIATLGTTLARHRSKPRVYVGCMKSGPVLAQKGVRYHEPEYWKFGEQGNKYFRHATGQIYAVSKDLAAYISINKHILHRYANEDVSLGAWFIGLDVEHIDDRRLCCGTPPDCEWKAQAGNICVASFDWSCSGICKSAERIREVHQRCGEGENALWSATF from the exons ATGAGTCTCAAAAGCAAGGGATttgtcggcggcggcggcggtggcggcggagagATTCCGTGCCGAGGTGCGGTTTCGCGGAAATGGGCCTTCTTGCTTTGCCTCGGGAGCTTTTGTTTAGGGCTTCTCTTCACCAATAG GATGTGGACAATGCCCGAACCAAAAGAGGTTATTAGGAGAAGTGCGATCGAAGGGGAGAAGATGAACGTGGTTCCCGGCGATTGCAATTTGAAAAGT ATTAGAGAAAAGCAAGAGCCTAGTGATGTTCTAGGTGAAGTTTCAAGAACTCATCATGCTATACA GTCACTGGATAAAACAATATCAAACTTAGAAATGGAATTAGCAGCTGCAAGGGCCACACAGGAATCAATACTCAGCGGTTCTCCCTTATCAGATGACCTGAAGGACACCGAATCAAATGGAAGGCAAAAATATTTCATGGTTGTAGGAATAAATACAGCGTTTAGTAGTCGCAAGAGAAGAGATTCAGTTCGTGCTACTTGGCTGCCGCAAG GTGAAAAGCGAAAGAAGCTTGAGGAAGAGAAGGGTATCATTATTCGATTTGTCATCGGTCACAG TGCTACGTCAGGAGGAATATTGGACAAGGCTATCGAAGCAGAAGATAGGAAACATGGGGATTTCATGAGGCTG GATCATGTTGAAGGATATCTTGAATTATCAGCCAagaccaaaatatattttgcgaCTGCTGTGTCTATGTGGGACGCTGAGTTCTACATCAAAGTCGACGATGATGTACATGTTAATATCG CTACACTTGGAACTACCTTGGCTCGGCACCGTTCAAAGCCTCGTGTTTATGTTGGGTGCATGAAATCCGGCCCAGTCCTAGCTCAAAA GGGGGTGAGGTATCATGAACCCGAATATTGGAAATTCGGAGAACAAGGAAACAAGTACTTCCGCCATGCTACTGGTCAGATATATGCCGTTTCAAAAGATTTGGCCGCATACATATCCATCAACAA GCACATTCTTCACAGGTATGCTAACGAGGACGTATCATTGGGAGCTTGGTTTATCGGATTAGACGTGGAGCATATTGATGATCGCAGGCTTTGTTGCGGTACTCCACCCG ATTGCGAGTGGAAAGCGCAGGCGGGCAACATCTGCGTGGCTTCATTTGACTGGAGCTGCAGCGGCATCTGCAAATCGGCAGAAAGGATCAGAGAGGTTCATCAGCGTTGCGGCGAAGGCGAGAACGCCTTGTGGAGCGCCACATTCTAA
- the LOC109715103 gene encoding protein RRP6-like 3 isoform X1 — MASRERTIRVAIVAAAAISLVASAALLLLRQRRLRRRRRRGVACGGGGRRRRRCFEPEEKPQNRFKRVLADNSYSPFKHLKCEGKEKGVSLKMHPYEEEINSLLDDPPLISNFCSNNKYSDMSTSYSWIDTEAQLESLTKLLSGERVFAVDTEQHSLRSFLGYTALMQISTQKEDFLIDTIALHDVMGILRPVFADRSICKVFHGADNDVLWLQRDFHIYVVNMFDTAKACEILSKPYKSLAYLLETYCGVSTDKTFQREDWRVRPLSTEMIEYARSDAHYLLYISDCLASELHKRICDTSDCPDDKFNFFFEASRRANMVCMQLYVKDNESTPGASAAASIFSRYMNVQGFESLKLGESKDLIWKLCAWRDLMARVHDESLRFVLSDQAIAALAVTIPKSSTEVYNVIVEADLSNGSAYPSQPSPSPVVVTHVEELCCLLQDSTTNIDNVFKLLLDKNLGQTGCCPLSVYNYALVSEFNLKKTSMFSLKHGGEKLTPTNNKKASRELFIQKFSCKSPVYHNCRIYATDGRLLCYCDRRKLEWYLQRNLAKMVEEDPPAIMLLFEPKGRPEDEDNDFYIHSKKNICVGCGEKSHYIRYRIIPSCYRMHFPEHLKSHRSHDIVLLCVDCHEAAHAAAEKYKKQIAGEFGIPLFVQRIVGSGDKPIITVSSSIDGKDDDTGVSPLQLRTAAMALLRHGSSMPLERQAELMQIVKAYYGGREVTPEDLEMALFVGMSPHERRRFEKKKGLSFLNPEKRTISKGSTCTAVEAAKKDSEMDHSTNQELITGKFDVSDGGQGDLSTTNEDVDRRQPPEKGNNCTLDYGNGDGITSESDKKLSLLGHGPHGKQVVEHLLNNYGEEGIREFCQRWRQVFVEAIHPRFLPSGWNIKHSGRRDFGEYSVYNPAKKAP; from the exons ATGGCGAGTCGCGAGAGGACGATCCGCGTCGCGATTGTCGCCGCGGCGGCGATCTCCCTCGTGGCCTCGGcggcgctcctcctcctccggcagcggcggctgcggcggcggcggcggcgcggggtggcgtgcggcggcggagggaggcggcgccgccgctgctTCGAGCCGGAGGAGAAGCCCCAGAACCGGTTCAAGCGCGTCCTCGCCGATAACTCTTACTCCCCATTCAAGCATTTGAAGTGCGAGGGCAAAGAGAAAG GTGTCTCTTTGAAGATGCATCCATATGAAGAAGAGATTAATTCTTTGCTGGATGATCCTCCGCTTATATCGAACTTTTGTTCAAACAATAAATATTCAGACATGAGTACTTCGTATAGTTGGATTGACACAGAAGCTCAGTTAGAGTCCCTCACAAAATTGCTTAGTGGAGAACGAGTCTTTGCTGTTGATACGGAACAGCATAGTCTTCGATCCTTCCTAGGTTATACTGCTTTAATGCAG ATTTCTACTCAGAAGGAAGACTTTTTGATAGATACAATTGCTTTACATGACGTGATGGGGATCTTACGCCCTGTTTTTGCTGATCGTTCCATTTGTAAG GTATTTCATGGAGCTGATAATGATGTTCTTTGGCTTCAGAGAGactttcatatatatgttgTAAATATGTTTGATACTGCGAAG GCATGTGAAATTCTATCGAAGCCGTACAAATCATTAGCATATTTGCTTGAAACATATTGTGGAGTTTCTACCGACAAAACTTTCCAG CGGGAGGATTGGAGAGTACGCCCACTATCGACAGAGATGATTGAATATGCTCGTAGTGATGCTCACTATTTGTTATATATCTCTGACTGTTTGGCCTCTGAACTCCATAAGAGAATTTGTG ATACTTCAGATTGTCCCGATGacaaattcaattttttcttcGAGGCCAGTCGTCGTGCAAATATGGTTTGCATGCAACTTTATGTGAAAGACAATGAATCTACTCCGGGAGCTTCTGCTGCAGCATCTATTTTTTCACGCTATATGAATGTTCAAGGGTTTGAATCCTTGAAACTGGGTGAATCAAAG GATCTTATTTGGAAATTATGTGCATGGAGGGACTTAATG GCTCGAGTTCATGATGAAAGCTTACGATTTGTCCTCTCGGATCAAGCTATAGCTGCTCTCGCTGTAACAATTCCAAAAAGCTCAACAGAAGTATATAATGTCATAGTAGAAGCTGACCTTAGTAATGGTTCAGCATATCCTTCCCAACCATCACCATCTCCTGTTGTGGTTACTCACGTTGAAGAACTATGCTGTTTACTTCAGGATTCGACCACCAACATAGATAATGTTTTTAAGCTTTTGCTAGACAAGAATCTAGGCCAAACCGGATGTTGTCCTCTATCAGTTTATAACTATGCACTAGTATCCGAATTCAATTTGAAGAAAACCAGTATGTTTTCCTTGAAGCATGGTGGGGAAAAGTTGACGCCAACAAATAATAAGAAGGCCTCCCGTGAACTCTTCATTCAAAAGTTCTCTTGCAAATCCCCAGTTTACCATAACTGCAGGATCTACGCTACTGATGGGAGATTGCTTTGCTATTGTGATCGAAGAAAACTAGAATG GTATCTTCAACGCAATTTGGCAAAGATGGTAGAAGAGGACCCTCCGGCAATCATGCTGCTTTTTGAACCGAAGGGGCGACCAGAGGATGAAGACAATGACTTCTACATTCACAGTAAGAAAAACATATGCGTTGGATGTGGGGAAAAGAGTCACTATATACGTTACAGAATAATACCATCATGCTATAGAATGCATTTCCCAGAGCACTTGAAAAGCCACCGCTCGCATGATATTGTCCTGTTGTGTGTGGATTGCCATGAAGCAGCTCATGCTGCTGCTGAGAAGTATAAGAAGCAGATTGCAGGAGAATTTGGGATCCCTCTGTTTGTGCAAAGGATAGTTGGTTCAGGGGATAAACCTATTATAACAGTTTCATCGAGTATTGACGGGAAGGATGATGATACCGGTGTGTCTCCTTTGCAGTTGAGGACTGCTGCTATGGCTCTTTTACGCCATGGGTCCAGTATGCCTTTAGAGAGACAGGCGGAGCTTATGCAG ATTGTAAAGGCATACTATGGAGGAAGGGAAGTGACTCCAGAAGATCTGGAAATGGCATTATTTGTTGGTATGAGTCCCCATGAGAGGAGGaggtttgaaaagaaaaaagggttgTCTTTTCTAAACCCTGAAAAGCGTACCATAAGCAAAGGTAGCACATGCACTGCTGTAGAGGCTGCAAAGAAAGATTCAGAGATGGATCATTCCACAAACCAAGAACTAATAACTGGTAAATTTGATGTTAGTGATGGTGGTCAGGGGGATTTATCTACCACTAATGAAGATGTTGATAGAAGACAACCTCCTGAGAAGGGAAACAATTGCACTTTAGACTATGGCAATGGGGATGGGATTACCTCTGAAAGTGACAAGAAGCTATCACTGTTAGGTCACGGGCCGCATGGGAAGCAAGTTGTAGAACATTTACTTAACAATTACGGAGAAGAGGGTATTCGCGAATTTTGCCAGAGATGGCGACAAGTCTTTGTCGAAGCCATTCATCCTCGGTTCTTACCATCTGGTTGGAATATAAAGCACAG TGGGCGACGGGATTTTGGTGAGTACAGTGTTTATAATCCAGCAAAGAAAGCTCCTTAA